A window of the Microvirga terrae genome harbors these coding sequences:
- a CDS encoding MarR family winged helix-turn-helix transcriptional regulator, with the protein MLRDATSLESSISTFVRVLKEAEKLAFGDDLSKWAGAILWVIANEGPKNLTEIANQLETSKGVLHAHVQSLRAKGYLVEERGSHGSVLLSLAPQLEAEVHGRVSSVLATLERVFSILTEEERELLATIVERLHTETVSVQADTQRDVVKDTEQSQTAHHRLARERRAERKQVHTPNMFAAEQVDIELSFHNGTKLLLRQRADTREGEPS; encoded by the coding sequence ATGCTGCGGGACGCCACATCACTAGAAAGTTCAATCTCAACCTTCGTGCGTGTCCTCAAGGAGGCCGAGAAGCTCGCGTTTGGAGATGACCTCTCGAAGTGGGCCGGAGCAATCTTGTGGGTCATAGCCAACGAAGGCCCAAAGAATTTGACTGAAATCGCAAATCAACTCGAGACGTCAAAGGGGGTTCTGCACGCGCACGTGCAATCGCTTCGCGCAAAAGGTTACCTTGTTGAGGAACGAGGCAGTCACGGGTCAGTCCTGCTATCGCTTGCTCCTCAGCTCGAAGCGGAGGTTCATGGCAGGGTCAGTTCCGTGCTGGCCACCCTTGAACGGGTTTTCTCCATCCTCACTGAGGAAGAACGAGAACTACTCGCTACAATAGTTGAAAGGCTCCATACAGAAACTGTAAGCGTCCAAGCGGATACCCAACGGGATGTTGTGAAGGATACAGAACAGAGCCAGACTGCCCATCACCGACTGGCGCGTGAGCGAAGAGCTGAACGCAAACAAGTTCATACACCAAACATGTTCGCGGCCGAACAGGTCGATATCGAGCTTTCGTTCCACAACGGAACGAAGCTGCTCTTACGCCAGCGGGCAGACACGCGCGAAGGCGAACCGTCCTAA
- a CDS encoding TerC family protein: MSEFFTTEALSALLQVIMIDLVLAGDNAIVIGLAAAGLPKEQRAKAILIGIIAATVLRIGFAAATTQLLQIVGLLLAGGVLLLWVCWKMWRELRTSHAEEIQGEEALEGRDLDRDGKIAGAAPRKTFAQAAWQIVIADVSMSLDNVLAVAGAAREHPNVLIFGLILSVALMGVAATFIARLLQKHRWIAYVGLAIILYVAAEMIYRGALEVWPLVNGG, from the coding sequence ATGAGCGAGTTTTTCACCACAGAAGCCCTCTCCGCCCTCCTCCAGGTCATCATGATCGACTTGGTCCTGGCCGGAGACAACGCCATCGTCATCGGCTTGGCGGCCGCCGGACTGCCCAAGGAGCAGCGCGCCAAAGCGATCCTGATCGGTATCATTGCGGCCACGGTCCTGCGCATCGGATTTGCCGCCGCAACAACCCAACTCCTGCAGATCGTGGGCCTACTGCTGGCCGGCGGCGTTCTCCTGCTCTGGGTGTGCTGGAAGATGTGGCGCGAGCTACGCACCAGCCATGCGGAGGAGATCCAGGGCGAGGAAGCCCTTGAGGGACGCGACCTCGACCGGGACGGCAAGATCGCCGGCGCAGCCCCGCGCAAGACCTTTGCCCAGGCCGCCTGGCAGATCGTCATTGCCGACGTGTCCATGTCCCTCGACAACGTGCTGGCGGTGGCAGGCGCCGCCCGCGAGCACCCCAACGTGCTGATCTTCGGCCTTATACTGTCCGTCGCCCTCATGGGCGTGGCGGCGACCTTCATCGCCCGCCTGCTCCAGAAGCACCGCTGGATCGCCTATGTCGGCCTTGCCATCATCCTCTATGTCGCCGCCGAGATGATCTACCGCGGGGCTCTTGAGGTCTGGCCCTTGGTCAACGGCGGATAG
- a CDS encoding DUF2267 domain-containing protein has product MSATGLDVFDKTLQTTHTWLAELMQDEAVGSDRQLAWHVLGVVLRAVRDRIPLELAVHLGSELPLLVRGLYYDQWHAPGRMDEKPRSLDEFLEPIGERLDQIRPMDTRAVTGAVFTVLARHVDAGQAEKVRHALPGEVQTLWPAAATWVEVERDRAEGEVAAGSGTA; this is encoded by the coding sequence ATGAGCGCGACGGGTCTCGATGTTTTCGACAAGACACTGCAAACCACCCACACCTGGCTTGCAGAATTGATGCAAGACGAGGCGGTCGGCTCCGACCGGCAGCTCGCCTGGCATGTGCTCGGGGTGGTTCTGCGCGCGGTGCGCGACCGCATCCCGTTGGAGCTGGCCGTTCATCTCGGCTCGGAGCTGCCGCTCTTGGTCCGCGGGCTCTACTATGATCAATGGCACGCGCCCGGCCGCATGGACGAAAAGCCCCGCTCGCTCGACGAGTTCCTGGAGCCCATCGGCGAGCGGCTGGACCAGATCCGGCCCATGGACACCCGCGCGGTGACGGGAGCCGTGTTCACCGTCCTGGCACGCCACGTGGATGCCGGCCAGGCCGAGAAGGTCAGGCACGCCCTTCCGGGCGAGGTGCAGACCCTCTGGCCCGCGGCGGCTACCTGGGTGGAGGTGGAGCGCGACCGCGCAGAAGGCGAGGTGGCGGCTGGCAGTGGAACCGCCTGA